The Anopheles gambiae chromosome 2, idAnoGambNW_F1_1, whole genome shotgun sequence genomic sequence TCCTCCTGGCAGAGTGACTTTCTTATCATTTGCACGTTCACTAACGCAAAGACAAGTTTGAACTGGGCGGGAGATTAGATATGGCAACACGATTCTTTTACCAGACCAGCATCCCTTGTAGCGGAAAGATAGAGCGGCGCTAGGTGTCAACGTTCCAAAGcgcattattttaaataacacCGTTCAATTCTGCATTTGGGGCTCCATCACTGGCGGACATATGCCGCATTATGAAAAGAAGAACGAGGTCACACGATAGCGATTTTCGGTATCATAAATCCTAAACCTAAAATTCATTCGGCAACTTTGCCCAGGAGAATTGGAACGGTTGTGGCGGTGCTGCCGTATTggagcttttgttttgaacAGTAAACGACACTAAAGGGAATACGGATGCAACTCCATTGTGCACTATTAGGGACAGCTACACAATAGTGACGTTTGAGGGGAGATATTTAGGTAATGCAACTTTACACCAAGCAATAGAAGAATGAAACACAtagcaataaaataataaggAATGAAGAGCTGACAGAAAAACAATGTGCGATAAGATAGGAAAAGTGAAGAGCGATTGGAACACAGAACAATAGGAAAGTGTTATGGCTAGCGCACCAGTCGGGACGGGGAAACTCAACCCCAGCAAACATGCATCCTCCATATACTTACATATTAATCTGCTCCAGCAACTTTCCAGCTGTTGATTCGTTGTACTTTTGAGCGTACGGCGTAAACTTCACCTCATCCTTGCCCTCGGACGAGTAAACACCCAAAACCAGACCCTGCTTCGGTGGTGGGTGATGCGTCCGCGGTTAGCACGTTCGCCGTCACGGGCCCCCGGGATTGTTGTTGCGTGTCCGTGGCAACGGAAACAAGCAGGTGTCGACGTCGTCGGCAGTCGTCGGAAGCGCCCGAATGCCACAACCGGATGGGATGGGTGGGTGTCGATCGTGTGCACGCACAACACGGTACGGTTGGAGAGCCAGGGTGGAATGAACGAATGCAGGAGAGGAAAGGTTGAGAGGTTAGCAACAACGCGCACTGCCACTGGGCCGCAATAATCTTCTACCACATGATACGTACTTTCTTCGACATTGAAGCGTAGCTGCGACTCCACGACCGTACCGAATTGATGCTGCCTCGAACTAAAAATGCCATTTAACAAAATTTTAGATAACAGCAAAACAGACTCATCCAATctagtcttcttcttcttccaagCGAATAGGTTATATCTTCCTACGGTACCGCTACAGGGGAGAGATCACACTCCACAACCCGTACAAATTCTACTGCACATACACTGATACTAGCTAATTGGATGGCTGTAATTACAAAAACATTACAAGGATTTGTTATTTGCAGCACTTTTCCTAACTATTATACAATTAACAAGCTGTATTTCGTTTACCTGAAATGTACCGACGAGGGAGATGGGGTGACTCTGTAATCGCGTGGACAACTCGGTTGGTCTCTTTTTACCAAGCTCGTGCTGTCACGCGACCGAAATGTCAAACCGGAGATCGGCTGTCCCCGAAAAACGTCTAAAATCAACGGTCATTATACCAGTTCATGATGGGCGAAAGTGGAAGGTCTTCTTATATTTATCTACAAATTCAATGCAGTTTTCGTTCTGAAGCATTCAAATCGATGTAAATAAATCTATTCTTCTGCATATTTGCCATCGAAAATCGTTTGAACGAGCCCACTTTCCTTGGGCCAAAattcgacgacgacgacgtttCTGAAGGGAGCAACAgggtaaacaaagtttgacaTGTTTGACactgtacacaaacaaaagcaagcGCGCTGGTTCCGTCCTGCtaataaaaatagttttgcTAGTAAAAATTGTAATATACGCTCGTAACGCTGCTATTATGTCTGATGGTAAGTACCTTGTGATTTTGTTACTCAACAGCATATTAACGTTTTCCTTCCATATGGCATTGCAGAAGAGGTTATCAAACGCCGGTTACAAATCGATGGTGATGGAACCGGCGACGACAGACGCTTGAACGATTTGCTGAAAACGTTTATCAAATGGTGTAATTCGAACGATGCTTCAGACAACAGGTAAGCAGCGTTGTACAGAGCGGAACAGAGGGCAGGTACAAATAACTACACTTTCCTTCCCTTTAGTCAACCAATATACGATCGGCTGCTCGCCCAGCTAGCACAGTGCGAGTTTGACATGAAAAAGTCCGACTTTTATGCGACCGTGATGCAGCAGGAGCTGAAAAACTATGCCACCATCTCGGACACGATAGAGACGGGCATCGAAACGGCAAAGGCACAGATCGTACAGAGCAAGCAGAACCTGGTGCTGGCCAAAAAGATACGCAAGAACCGGATGGAGTACGACATGCTGGCGAAAACGATCAACCAGCAGCCGGATCGTAAGAAGACGGTGCAGGAGCTGGAATCGTTGAAGCAGAACCTGGACCAGCTGAAGGAAAACAGAGCCGACCTGGAGCGAAAGCTGGAGACGAAGAAGAAAGACTTCAGCGTGCTCATGCGCTCGATTGCCGAGCTGCAGAACAAGCTGGATCCGACCATGTCGGCGACGAGTACAAGCGCCTGTGAGGAGGAGGCAATGGACGTTGCTCCGGTACCGATCGTGGAAGAGAAGATGGCGTGCGACGAGCCGCTGGtgctggaggaggaggacgatgcTGCCAGTTCGGACAATGACGAGGTGATCCTATCTTCGCCTGAAAAACTCACTTAATAAGAAATGGGAAGCAATGTCGGTTGGAGTGTATTGTCGTGTTGTGGCATTGTAAGGAATACAAGAAGTATGCAGTTTTTGTAAGTAATTTGTAAACTACAATTCCATTTCGTGATGTTGTGTTTCTCAATGTAAATGAAATCCCCTTCTTTTGATTTACCAGAGGTCCGAAACCGAAACGCTCCGATACTAttcg encodes the following:
- the LOC1271605 gene encoding THO complex subunit 7 homolog, with product MSDEEVIKRRLQIDGDGTGDDRRLNDLLKTFIKWCNSNDASDNSQPIYDRLLAQLAQCEFDMKKSDFYATVMQQELKNYATISDTIETGIETAKAQIVQSKQNLVLAKKIRKNRMEYDMLAKTINQQPDRKKTVQELESLKQNLDQLKENRADLERKLETKKKDFSVLMRSIAELQNKLDPTMSATSTSACEEEAMDVAPVPIVEEKMACDEPLVLEEEDDAASSDNDEVILSSPEKLT